One Pasteurella dagmatis DNA segment encodes these proteins:
- a CDS encoding DUF2322 family protein, whose amino-acid sequence MDFKTILDTLPSIEHLSGLAVMHGDTQVHHIPAIEGKLGSLRVYNALAEEFNGKLDRTSAQKGLQLFAEHTEDAKFNVGKHPNIDLLFHVIENNLNYQLVLQK is encoded by the coding sequence ATGGATTTTAAGACAATTTTAGACACACTGCCGAGCATTGAGCATCTTTCTGGCTTAGCCGTAATGCATGGCGATACACAAGTACACCATATTCCTGCTATTGAGGGAAAATTGGGATCATTACGTGTGTACAATGCATTAGCAGAAGAATTTAATGGAAAATTAGACCGCACTTCCGCGCAGAAAGGCTTACAGCTTTTTGCTGAACATACAGAAGATGCCAAATTTAATGTGGGGAAACACCCCAATATTGATCTTCTATTCCATGTTATTGAGAACAATCTTAACTATCAGTTAGTACTCCAAAAATGA
- the murB gene encoding UDP-N-acetylmuramate dehydrogenase, producing MQSLKTFHTFSLPANAQKIVEITNPEHLKQQWDECQAIQQPVLFLGEGSNVLFLQDFNGTVLINHLLGINHREDDDFHYIDVKGGENWHKLVEWSLAQGIYGLENLALIPGCAGSAPIQNIGAYGVEFKDVCDYVDVLNLITGEVFRLSNEECQFAYRDSIFKRDYVQGYVIIAIGLKLAKAWKPVLKYGSLANFDESAVTSQQIFDEVCAVRRSKLPDPKVFGNAGSFFKNPVVSQAHFDSLIDEYPTMPNFPQADGTVKLAAGWLIDQCGLKGYQIGGAAVHQQQALVIINTGNATGSDVVELAHHIRQKVAQRFDVWLQPEVRFIGAEGEVDSEKAIS from the coding sequence ATGCAGAGCTTAAAGACTTTTCATACATTTTCATTGCCTGCGAATGCACAAAAAATTGTTGAAATTACGAATCCTGAACACTTGAAACAGCAATGGGATGAATGTCAGGCAATCCAACAGCCTGTGCTGTTTTTGGGAGAAGGCAGTAATGTCTTATTCTTACAAGATTTTAACGGTACTGTGCTAATTAATCATTTGTTGGGCATTAATCATCGTGAAGATGATGATTTTCATTATATAGATGTGAAAGGCGGTGAGAATTGGCACAAGTTAGTAGAATGGAGCTTAGCGCAGGGGATTTATGGTTTGGAAAACCTTGCGTTGATCCCAGGCTGTGCAGGTTCTGCGCCTATTCAGAATATCGGTGCATATGGTGTTGAATTTAAAGATGTGTGTGATTATGTCGATGTTTTAAATTTAATCACTGGTGAGGTTTTTCGTTTAAGCAATGAGGAATGCCAATTTGCTTATCGCGATAGCATTTTTAAGCGTGATTATGTGCAAGGTTATGTAATTATTGCCATTGGTTTGAAACTGGCAAAAGCATGGAAACCCGTATTAAAATATGGCTCGTTGGCGAATTTTGATGAAAGTGCGGTCACTTCTCAACAAATTTTTGATGAAGTGTGTGCTGTTCGTAGAAGTAAATTACCTGATCCAAAAGTCTTTGGTAATGCAGGCAGCTTCTTTAAGAATCCAGTGGTGTCACAAGCACATTTTGATAGCCTTATTGATGAATACCCAACAATGCCGAACTTCCCACAAGCTGATGGAACGGTGAAATTAGCAGCGGGTTGGCTGATTGATCAATGTGGCTTAAAAGGCTATCAAATCGGAGGTGCGGCAGTGCATCAACAGCAAGCGTTAGTAATTATTAATACAGGTAATGCAACAGGTTCAGATGTAGTAGAATTAGCCCATCACATCCGTCAAAAAGTGGCTCAACGCTTTGATGTGTGGTTACAGCCTGAAGTGCGTTTTATTGGTGCAGAAGGTGAGGTTGATAGTGAAAAAGCAATCAGTTAA
- a CDS encoding Type 1 glutamine amidotransferase-like domain-containing protein — translation MSKLFLSSSFANVIDLFSEFMGELRGKKVAFIPTASKVEEVTFYVEAAKNMVDTYSTTLHLIPITNEQAIIVDADLVTIKTKIQG, via the coding sequence ATGAGTAAATTATTTTTATCCTCTTCTTTTGCAAATGTCATTGATTTATTCAGTGAGTTTATGGGAGAACTTAGGGGTAAAAAAGTTGCTTTTATTCCTACTGCGAGCAAAGTTGAAGAAGTGACATTTTATGTAGAGGCAGCAAAAAATATGGTTGATACTTACTCTACTACATTACATTTAATACCAATTACTAATGAACAAGCCATCATCGTGGATGCGGATCTTGTTACAATAAAGACAAAAATTCAAGGATAA